The sequence below is a genomic window from bacterium.
CGAGAGCATAGGGGGTTGAAGGAATCAGTAGTAAGCCGAGCAAGATTATAATGGGCATTATCTTTTTCATAAGCCCTCCTTCTTCAGCTTTTAAGGATAGCGCTTCCCCGCCCCGGATTTAACCCGCCAAGGCTTGCTTTTGGTTTTAACGCGATTTCTTTAGAGTTTCCTCGCGCAATCGCAAGCTGACCACCGGCTGATCCTGCCGGACGTACTGCAAATCCAAGTAGGTCTCGTAGATCCGGGTGGATTCGCTTCGATAGGCCGAAGGATCGGTTCGGTTGAGGCCCGCGACGAGCTCGTTGAGCTCTTGCTCCAATGCCGAACCGGAGGCGGCGAGGTTGCCGCGCTCGACGGGATTGGCCAAGACTCGAAGCGCCAGACCGAAGGCTTGGACGTTGAGGGCCTTGAGGCGCTGGAGAAGCTCGGCCTTGGAGTCCGGCTTGGCCGCTGAAACCGATGCTGCCGGGGGCTCGGGCTTAGCTTGCGGCTTCGGCTCGATTTTCGGCGCCGCGGCCGGAACGATCGTCTTGCTCGGCTCCGGCATCGGCGCTCCGGGGCTCAGCGGATAGAGATCGTTTTCTTGAATCCAGCCCTTGGACTTTTGCTCGGCCTGGACCTGGGCCCAGCCCGGTTGACGTCCCGTCACGACCAGCACGGTTCCTCGTTTGGCGGAGCCTCGTTCGGGCGAGGCGAGGTCCGGCGTCTGGTGATAGGAGGACTTGGGGTTTCCGACGACTCGAACTTCGGTCCAGGCTCCCGCCTTGCTCTTGTCGAGCAGGGCGCCTTCGGGCTTGCCGAGCTTGGGATTGAGGGCGGTGCAGTCGCGGCTCAATTTTTCGAGCTTCAATTGCACGCTGGGCCGGCCTTTCTCGGCCGAGAAAATCGTCAGCTCGCCCGACGTCGCTTCGGATTTATCGTTGCCGGGTTCCCAGGCTTGGATCGCGTATTGGTCGCCCTGACCTTGACCCGTGAAATAGAAAACGCACTCGCTGTGCGGCAAATTGGGCGGCTCATCGATCTCTTTGTAATAGCCGGTGACCCGGCCTTGCGAAGGGTCCACGCCGAGCGTCAGCTTTTGATAAGTGCCGGAAAGCGGGGAGGGGGGCTGGGCCGGGAGCCAAGCGCTCGAAAGAAAGCCGACGGCCAAGGCCGCCGCGAGAAGCGATTTTTTCATGCGGTCAACTTAAGGTCCCTTCGGCGGCGCCTCAACTCTAAAATCCGGTATCCCTTTTCCCCCCTTTGAAAAAGGGGGGATCAAGGGGGGATTTGAAGCGGTCGCATGAGCAGCAGCGCCGCGTTCAGCCACCTGCCACGTCTTTAAATCCCCCCTGGCCCCCCTTTTTCAAAGGGGGGAATGCAAGGCCGCTTCATAAAATTTCAAATCGGGCTTTCTGTCGCCAAAGCCCGAAATAAAATCATAGTAATTTCAGGCAGTTGAATATTCCAAGCCCTGGCACCGGCCTTGCTTTTTCTCCCGGCAGGAGGATTTTATGAAAAAGAATTCATTACTCGTTTTGATCGCTTGTTTAGCGGTGCTTGCCGGTGGATCCAAGGCCGGGGCGGCCGACTTAGCGGCCGCCGACGTTCCCCTTTCCGTCAATTCCATCACCGCCATGATGGCTTCGCCGACTTCGTCCTGGACGATGGCCTACCAAGATCGGGAGCAGTCCTACGAACCCGGCGAATTCGACCAATATCATTCCAGCCTGACTTCGCCGAAGCTCATCCAGGTTTGGGAAGAAAAGACGGCGACTTCCGAAGGCGCGATTCGCTGGAAATACCGGGCGAACCGCGATGGCGGCGTTCTGTGGATCCTGCCGGTGTCGGGCTTGGCCACGGTCAAGATTTACCCGGTCGGCCCCGACGGCAAAATTCCCATGATCGAGTATGAGGAGGACGGCGAAACCAAGACCAAGCAAATCGATCCCTTGAAAACCATCAAGGTCGACGAGCGGGGCATCCAGCTCGTGACCGATGCCAGCGCTTTCAAGATGGACCACCCGGTCTTCGGTCCCCAAGGAAACCTCGAGACTTCCGAGCTCCTTTACACTCATACCTCGAACTTGACGCTTCGCTTCACCGCTTCGCTCGGCGGCGGCTTCGACATCGCGGATCTTCCTTCGGGCCCCAAGCTGGGGTTCAAAAATCCGGAGCCGGTGGCTTGTGTTCACGGTTGTCCCGATCCCGAGGGTGAGGGTCCCGCCGGCGGCGAGAATCCCGGAGCAGGCGATCCGGCCAACGGCTCCGACGCCTCGATCGAGGGTTCTCAAGGCGGCTCCTCGGCCCTGCCGACCGCCGGTGGCTGCTCTTTGCTCCAGCCTTCGGCCGGATCCGGCAGCTTGGCGGGATTCGTCGCGGGCTTGGTCTTGCTCGCGGGGCTCGGCCTGCGGCGGCGA
It includes:
- a CDS encoding SH3 domain-containing protein → MKKSLLAAALAVGFLSSAWLPAQPPSPLSGTYQKLTLGVDPSQGRVTGYYKEIDEPPNLPHSECVFYFTGQGQGDQYAIQAWEPGNDKSEATSGELTIFSAEKGRPSVQLKLEKLSRDCTALNPKLGKPEGALLDKSKAGAWTEVRVVGNPKSSYHQTPDLASPERGSAKRGTVLVVTGRQPGWAQVQAEQKSKGWIQENDLYPLSPGAPMPEPSKTIVPAAAPKIEPKPQAKPEPPAASVSAAKPDSKAELLQRLKALNVQAFGLALRVLANPVERGNLAASGSALEQELNELVAGLNRTDPSAYRSESTRIYETYLDLQYVRQDQPVVSLRLREETLKKSR